Proteins from a single region of Drosophila biarmipes strain raj3 chromosome 3R, RU_DBia_V1.1, whole genome shotgun sequence:
- the LOC108031178 gene encoding bomanin Bicipital 1 yields MKYLTCVLLSLALIPALIGAHPGTVVVNGVCLTCPNPHGEPVYLDGQEYRSFSSSQNDGNVVISRGSDGRAGGGGTGTIYRRGGNTVVNGRCQHCNVDLY; encoded by the exons ATGAAGTACCTGACGTGTGTGCTGCTGTCGCTGGCTTTAATTCCGGCTCTGATTGGCG CTCATCCCGGCACAGTGGTGGTGAATGGCGTCTGCCTGACTT GTCCCAATCCGCATGGAGAACCCGTCTACCTGGATGGCCAGGAGTACCGCAGCTTCTCCTCTTCCCAGAACGATGGCAATGTGGTGATTTCCCGGGGAAGCGATGGAAGGGCAGGAGGAGGTGGCACTGGCACCATTTACCGCAGGGGTGGTAACACCGTTGTCAACGGCCGCTGTCAACATTGCAATGTGGATCTCTACTAG
- the LOC108031135 gene encoding uncharacterized protein LOC108031135, whose translation MRHLTALAILALSALALTEAAVYIGGGCYDCNPPGGQGPGVYTGVNGGRGGGGGNYYNNGGGGGGGGRRPVYSGNFGPGYSNGGGGGGGRGGGGGYGGGYDDDGLTQIISG comes from the exons ATGAGACACCTGACGGCCCTGGCGATTCTCGCTCTTTCTGCCCTGGCTTTGACTGAGGCGGCTGTTTACATAGGAGGCGGTTGCTACGACT GTAATCCTCCCGGAGGCCAGGGACCAGGAGTCTACACAGGTGTCAACGGtgggcgaggaggaggaggtggaaaCTACTACAACaatggaggaggaggcggaggaggtggcCGCCGTCCAGTTTATTCGGGCAACTTTGGCCCCGGTTACAGCAacggaggaggcggtggaggAGGTCGCGGAGGCGGTGGTGGTTACGGAGGTGGTTACGATGATGACGGTCTAACGCAGATTATAAGCGGTTGA
- the LOC108031431 gene encoding uncharacterized protein LOC108031431: MCVRSSLCSVILVYLVALLGAAIVVLAQNEGNISQVAEEAVGGECGSTQKMVDECFKDLPPHLMEFLQNTKTAISKKDITQKCNIFNRGMRCFDTYSKRCLDDRKLGTFKNNVEGARRFFYKFCGDTDFQRDYLRHKDCFAHIQMDWVTCTAEFEGILSDEVHDERRNASEKFLEFCCARYAYENCIYNSARYKCYKHSAEFARETAKMLSDEKHFRNCAVLQNICASNGAVLGLDKWHWMGLRMGMPMTLLLTLLAVRIWP, translated from the exons ATGTGCGTGAGAAGCTCGCTGTGCAGTGTGATTTTAGTTTACCTCGTCGCCCTGCTCGGTGCGGCCATTGTGGTGCTGGCCCAGAACGAAGGGAATATATCCCAggtggcggaggaggcggtgggcGGGGAGTGCGGCAGCACGCAGAAAATGGTGGACGAGTGCTTCAAGGATCTGCCGCCGCATCTCATGGAATTCCTGCAGAACACCAAGACAGCCATCAGCAAAAAGGACATCACCCAAAAGTGCAA CATATTCAACCGCGGCATGAGGTGCTTCGATACTTACTCGAAGCGTTGCCTGGACGATCGAAAGCTGGGCACGTTCAAGAACAATGTGGAGGGCGCCCGTCGATTTTTCTACAAATTCTGCGGCGACACCGACTTTCAGCGGG ACTACCTGCGGCACAAGGACTGCTTCGCACACATCCAAATGGACTGGGTCACCTGCACGGCCGAGTTCGAGGGCATCCTCAGCGACGAGGTGCACGACGAGAGGCGCAACGCCAGCGAAAAGTTCCTCGAATTCTGCTG TGCCCGCTACGCGTACGAGAACTGCATCTACAACAGCGCCCGCTACAAGTGCTACAAGCACTCGGCGGAGTTCGCCCGCGAGACGGCCAAAATGCTGTCGGACGAGAAGCACTTCAGGAACTGCGCCGTCCTCCAGAACATCTGCGCCTCGAACGGAGCCGTGCTGGGACTGGACAAGTGGCACTGGATGGGGCTGCGGATGGGCATGCCGATGACGCTGCTGCTGACGCTGCTGGCGGTGCGGATCTGGCCGTAA